The Hydra vulgaris chromosome 05, alternate assembly HydraT2T_AEP genome includes the window atttcaattatCAAaccaaaatatagaaaatatttttaatccagGTCAAGCAACAGCAATGTCAGGAATGCTTAAATACCCAAACGACTTTCAATTAGCACAAGGATTAAATCAATTGTGGTACAAAGATTCTTCAACAACAGCAGTACTTGCTGATAACTCAGGGTTTGCAGTACGACAATCATACATAATTCAGAAACCAACCACAAAGggaatattttcattttgtataCCTTTAAGACACATTTTTGGATTCTGCGATGATTACAACAAAGTTATTTACGGATTTAAACATACACTAACTCTTGTTAGAAAAAGTGATACTGGAGCAATTTTTAGAAACGCTCTTGCAGCTGCAGGAAAAGTTAATCTTGATAAAATATCATTGTTCATGCCACATGTGATTCCATCAGATTTAGAGAGAGTTAATCTTTATAAAAGTATTGAATCAAAAGTGACACTTTTAGTAACTTTTCGCGCAAGGCAGTGTGATACTATAACTGTTCCACAATCTACAACGTTTTCTTGGAGACTTAGCGTAAAGACATCTCCAGAAAAGCCAAGATACATCATTGATGGATTCCAAACAAATAAGGATGGAAATCAAGAAGTTAATTCTTCcatatttgatcattgtgaCTTGAAAAGTATGTACATTATGCttaatcaagaaaaatatcCAGCTGCTGACTATAACTTATCGTTTCCAAATCATCAATTTTCAAGAGCCTATAGAGATGCATCTGTATTTAGTGAAAAATTTTATGGAATGAACGATTTGATAACACAAAGCAACATAACTCCTTCAGACTATAAAGATTTATACTCTTTGTTTTTGATGTTAGCAGAcaatcagaaaaattaaaatcctCAGTAGTAGATGTACAAATTAAAGCAACATTTAATGCAGCTGTTCCAGCAGATACTGAAGCGTTTGCTGTTGTAATATCGGATAAGTTTTTACACTTTTAATCAGACGGAAATAAGTTGAACgttgtttattaacttttttttgaattgatttaaaaaaaatttttatctttatataataataataaaaatgtattatacaAGGGAAAACTTGCAGAagttgttaaaagaaaataacattttacaaacatctaaaaattatGTTACATTGTTAATGATTGCTGTAGATAATGGGTTGATTGATAAAGAATCAATCATGTCAAAAGCAACAGACGCAACTGATGAGAAAAGTTGGAAGACCTAGAATACATCCAgtaaaagaagagaaaaaagaaatagatccaaaatataaaagattaagaacaaataagaaaaaaccagtcattattaaattaacaaacatgGAAACAGGAGAAGAAACagtatataaatctttatatagtGCAATGCGTGGAACTGGTCATGGATATAGATATCTTGAAATGCGTGATGGTAAGGTTGATAATGGTTATaagattgaaatattaaattctgaaaaattaaaaacaattaagaaaaaaatcttgatatataaaaatgggatctgataatttatttgaaaataaaaatgcgattgaattgttaaaaaataatatagataaaataaattgggatattttatctaaaaatccaaatgcaattaatttattaaaaaataatttggataaaataaattttaaatggttatCTGAAAATCCAAATGcgattgaaatattaaaaaagaatttagataAAGTAGATTGGAGTGAATTATCTTATAATCCAAATGCAATTGACATATTAAAAGATAATCTAAATAAAGTAGATTGGGAAATGTTATCTGCAAATCCAAATGCAattgagataataaaaaagaatttaaataaagtagattggtcttatttatctaaaaatccAAATGccattgaaatattaaaaaataatttagataaagTAGATTGggatattttatctttaaatccAAATgcaattgaaatattaaaaaagaatttagataAAGTAGATTggttatttttatctaaaaatccAAATGCGATTGAAACATTAAAAGCTAATTTAGATAAAGTACATTGggatattttatctttaaatccAAATGcgattgaaatattaaaaaataatatcagtaAAGTAAACTGGGGTTGTCTATCTGAAAATCCAAATGCAATTGAACTATTAAAagagaatttaaataaagtacatTGGAAAAATTTATCTCAAAATTCAAATgcaattgaaatattaaaaaagagtttagATAAAGTAGTTTGGAATTGGTTATCATATAATCCAAATgcaattgatttaataaaggaGAATTTAGATAAAGTAAATTGGGATTTGTTATCACATAATCCAAATATCTTCACATatgattatgaaaaaataaaagaagcaaataaatatCTGCTTGAattgaaagaatatttttattctccaaattatttagaatttttaatttagttatatggAAGAGAAAAAGCTCTTAAATTATTCCTTAAAGAACCAGAAAATGAAATTGAGATAAAAGGGAGAAAAATGtggaatttttaattgaatttcaattaaaaatttatcttttaatccgattgaaattttaaattctgaaaaattaaaaaaaatctttatatataaaaatgggatctgataatttatttgaaaataaaaatgcgattgaattgttaaaaaataatttagataaagTAAATTGGCATATGTTATCTTTAAATCCAAATgcaattgatttattaaaagagAATTTAGATAAAGTAAATTGGGATTGGTTATCTCGAAATCCAAATGCAATTgacatattgaaaaataatttaactgaaATCAATTGGTTTTATTTATCTTCAAATCCAAATGCAATtgacatattaaaaaataatttagataaagTAAATTGGTATAACTTATCAAAGAATCCAAATGCGATTGAGAAACTAAAAGATAATTTAGATAAAGTAGATTGGAAAGAATTATCTCGAAATACAAATGCTAtagaactattaaaaaataatttagataaagTAAATTGATATTATTCATCTTCAAATCCAAATGCAATTGAATTATTAAAAGAGAATATAGATAAAGTCATTTGGATTAATTTATCTCGAAATCCAAATGCAATTGATttgttaaaagataatttagaCAAAGTAAATTGGTATTATTTATCTTCAAATCCAAATGCTATatagaacaattaaaagataatttagatAAAGTAGATTGGGATGACTTATCAAAGAATCCAAATgcaattgaaatattaaaagaaaatatagatAAAGTAAATTGGATTTTATTATCAAAGAATCCAAATGCATATGAACTATTAACAGATAATTTAGATAAAGTAGATTGGgaatatttatctcaaaatcCAAATGCGATTgatatattaaaagataatttagatATAGTCAATTGGAAAGAATTATCTCGAAATACAAATGCACATGaactattaaaagataatttagatAAAGTAGATTGGAATTGGTTATCACAAAATCCAAATATCTTTACACATGGTTATCAAACATatgattatgaaaaattaaataaaattaataaaatcttgcCATATAGAAATATCGAAGCATTTAAATTTCATAAGAAACTTTACATATGAAATAttgacaagaaaaaatattttgaaaaatgatataaaataattttttctatgaaaaaaatcttacatgTATAAAAATGGTAACggtaaaagaattaaaacaaatcgctAAAGAGCGAggaattaaatattattctagAATGAGAAAAGATGATTTCAGAAATATACTTCGCATGGATTCGGAATACCTACTTGATGAGCCTGTTCCAGATATATCATCAACAATTTTAGCTCCGTCACCTTTTTAACCTATTacacaaattaaagaaaaaaataaaaagattaattcTCTTGCAGATTGGATTGTATCATATGTTCCAGAACCAATTAAAAAGGTTgtgaataaaaaagttgatgaaTTAAAATCTACAGTTTCAAACTTGTATCAAAAATTTGGAATTATAAATCCgatagaatttaaattatcacAATCAGCTGTTAAGAATGTAACAAATCAGTTTTCAGTTAAAGGAATAAAAGGATATGATGCTATATCTTCAGGGTCGGTTTAACCACTAGGCGAATTAGGCGGCCGCCTAGGGCGGCAAGTTTTCTAGGGCGGCACTAAAACTagctgcataaaaaaaaaaaatattaaaaacattgctaaaatctttttcaaatcgCTTTGAATTGAATTTAGGAGATTTGAAATAGTACTCTTTTAATTCGcgtcaaataaaacaaaagaatcaACTTTGATACTTTCGTTCCATTTGACGCGgtttcctttttcttttaatacttttttatgcaGAATGAAATTTTGGAGCAATTAATACAGTGCAAAGTTTTCATTTCTCATTTATTTTAACACGTTTAACTTTATGgagaaaattgtttttgcttGCGTCTTAATTCAGAATTagtaagaaattaattttaattaaatattcgGTGATAGCAATTACGAAGTAGTATAGTAACAAATTAACtgatttatattgtttttatactaatagagttttattttttatatttatggagctttaaaaattttaaaatgtatctttaaaacttttataaggaagtttaaataatattttaatttaaggatATTAAAAATGCCCGAGgtgttcatttttattatttttagcagTTTCCTTTGTTATTTCAATCCACGATggcagaaagaaaaaaattgtccGGTGCGCAATATCGTAAACGACGAGCTGCAAATGAAgggtttaaaacaaaacaggCTCGTTCTTTGTTAAAGTATTTATGTTCACCGCAGAGAAATGAAAATGTCACAGATgagttaaaaaatcaagttgAAGCAGGCAGAGAAGCCGATGAGATGACAGTATCAGAAGAGTTTGAATTACATAATGTAATACACGTAGCACACAAAGAATCTGAAGTgcataaaattgataaattctCTGGTCTATATGCTAACTATAGCGATCCGGCTACTTGGGTCGTATTTGATGATGAGATGCGACAACTTTTGATAGAACATGGACCAAAACAAGTCGATCAGTTTGACTTTCCTAAGGACAGTGtgcaaagaaaattttcaaaaagccATTACAACCGCCGGCTTGTCAATGGAGATGAAGTTCGCAGGCATTGGCTGTAGTATTCTGTAAGTAACGACTTTGTGTATTGTTTCTGCTGCAAACTGTTTACCAGTAGCACAACAACTGCATCATCTCTTTCTTCGAATGGTTCACATGATTGGAAAAATATGTCCGCAATTCTGTCATGAGAAAAGCAGTGAACATCTAGCGAATTTTCAGTCATGGAAAGAGTTTGAGCTGCGACTGCGAAACAATAATACAATTGATGCCGAACATTTGCGtcttgttaaaaaagaagaacaGTATTGGCAGCAAATCTTGAAACGGCTAATAGCTTTAGTTAGAGTTCTTGGTATGCAAAATCTTGCTTTTCGTAGAACACATGAGAAACTGAACACTGCTGATAACGGAAACTTTCTGAATTTTGTGGAATTTTTAGCTTTGTTTGACCCACTTATGGATGAGCATCTTCGAAAGATTAAAGACAATGAAACACATGTACATTACCTAGGCAAagacatacaaaataaattgattCACCTATTATCCAAtgcaatcaaacaaaaaattcttaaatcTGCTTGTGATGCTAAGtacttttcaatatttatagATTGCACACCTGATGCTGGTCATGTTGAACAAATGACTATGATCATTCGCTTTTTGGATGTGATTTCAAATCCGAAAATTGACGTTGTAGCAACAGCATATATAAAGGAACATTTCTTAGATTTTGTGCCTCAAAAGGAGACAACTGGTGCTGGTATGGCTGAAACTATCATTAAGCAGTTAGGCGAGATGTCTTTATCTATTGAAAACTTACGTGGTCAAGGATATGACAATGGCAGAAATATGAGGGGGAAAAATAAGGGTGTCCAACGAAGAATTTTAGATGTCAATCCCCGAGCATTGTTTATTCCTTGCTGTGCCCATACATTGAATTTGGCTGTTAACGATGATGTTAAATGTTGCTTAGAAGCAACAGCCTTCTTAGATCTGGTACAACATGTATATGTATTCTTTTCTGCATCAACTCGTTGCTGGGAAGTTTTAACACGATATGTTTCTAATCTCACTGTTAAACCACTGAGTGAAACAAGGTGGGAAAGCCAAATCGATGCTTTAAAACCTCTCCGTTATCAACTTGGTGATATCTAGTAGATATCGTAGATATTATCTACGATGCTCTTGCAGAGTTTGCGAATGACACTAATTTAACATGAGCATCTGGTAATTCAACACGGGTAGATGCACGGTTTATTGCAAAcgctatttttagttttaagtttgtCGTTTCTCTGGTTGTGCGGTACGACGTGTTGTTTGAGATTAATATGACTAGTAAGCAACTTCAGGCAAAAGATTTAGATATGCATGGCGCCataaattatcttaaaaaaacaaagaagtttCTTGTAAATTGCAGAAATGAAATGAAGAAAATACTAGTAGGTGCAGTTGAAATTGCAGTCAGTTTAGAGATACCTGCACTTTTTGAACCCGAACCAACCCGTATCAGAAGAAAGAATAAACAGTTTACGTATGAAGGAGATGACGAACCTATTCAAGATccaaaagaaaatttcaaaataaacttttactttgCTATTCTTGACACAGTAATACAATCGGTTGAAGAAAGATTTActcatatacaaaaaataagttCGTTGTTTGGTTTTCTCTA containing:
- the LOC136080164 gene encoding zinc finger MYM-type protein 5-like; the encoded protein is MAERKKLSGAQYRKRRAANEGFKTKQARSLLKYLCSPQRNENVTDELKNQVEAGREADEMTVSEEFELHNVIHVAHKESEVHKIDKFSGLYANYSDPATWVVFDDEMRQLLIEHGPKQVDQFDFPKDSVQRKFSKSHYNRRLVNGDEVRRHWL